Proteins from one Listeria innocua genomic window:
- a CDS encoding PadR family transcriptional regulator, producing the protein MEVNPQFKKGVLELCCLFLIQKKDCYGYELANQVSKYIEVAEGAIYPVLRRLVKEEYCSTYLVESNEGPSRKYYQLTVKGEIYLNELISEWNNFTDSVAKLLTEGEAVNE; encoded by the coding sequence ATGGAGGTTAACCCGCAATTCAAAAAAGGTGTGTTAGAACTATGCTGTTTGTTTTTAATTCAAAAGAAAGATTGTTATGGTTATGAATTAGCAAATCAAGTTTCTAAATATATTGAGGTTGCAGAGGGAGCTATTTATCCGGTACTTAGAAGATTAGTTAAAGAAGAGTATTGCTCCACTTATTTAGTAGAATCAAATGAAGGTCCATCAAGAAAATATTATCAGCTGACGGTAAAAGGAGAAATTTACTTGAATGAGCTTATCTCTGAATGGAATAATTTTACAGATAGTGTTGCTAAGCTTTTAACAGAGGGGGAAGCAGTAAATGAATAA
- a CDS encoding DUF1700 domain-containing protein translates to MNKQDFLNELNQRLELLDPKERRELLSDYQEHFRNGVEAGKSEEQIVFDLGKPEEIAADILSERDIREEQVEADYYYVPRKNQNENRSVSKQVLIGIGLFFLDICLIIPIMVSLWSLVISLWATVGGFLLSPVILGVELLFGADFEFYQMFISIGLVGLGLMLLFVANALTKFTSKATMAIIQWHKYAVKGGGKNA, encoded by the coding sequence ATGAATAAACAAGATTTTTTAAATGAATTAAACCAGCGCTTAGAATTGCTGGATCCAAAAGAGCGGAGAGAACTATTATCTGACTATCAAGAGCATTTTAGAAATGGTGTGGAAGCTGGGAAAAGCGAAGAACAAATCGTCTTTGATCTTGGAAAACCGGAAGAAATTGCGGCAGATATTTTAAGTGAAAGAGATATTCGCGAAGAACAGGTAGAAGCAGATTATTATTATGTACCTCGAAAAAATCAAAATGAAAATAGATCTGTGAGTAAACAAGTTTTAATTGGAATAGGTTTATTTTTCCTAGACATCTGTCTTATTATTCCGATTATGGTTTCGCTATGGTCACTCGTTATTTCACTTTGGGCAACGGTTGGTGGATTCTTGCTTTCACCGGTAATACTTGGCGTAGAACTATTATTTGGCGCTGATTTTGAATTTTATCAAATGTTTATTTCCATTGGGCTTGTAGGACTGGGCCTCATGCTGCTGTTTGTAGCAAATGCACTTACTAAGTTTACAAGTAAAGCTACTATGGCTATTATCCAGTGGCACAAATATGCGGTCAAAGGAGGCGGAAAAAATGCGTAA
- a CDS encoding DUF4097 family beta strand repeat-containing protein has translation MRKHHLSKKLFFAGLVLFIIGAIGVAVTMKSGTMIEKGEPLTKQWDLSAENINTIAFSSERDVLIEWKESTTGKNYIELKGNYSANDKKAIQKLEPVSEDGTSFNITVPEEDDWYNNFGKIYAYGQQKVTVFLTKDTKLADLKVKSHSGDINVSDFKVKKFVSSTNSGELKVNNLEANSAQMATSSGDLDLSNIKANTSIETGSGKTELTSLTGDLEVNGGSGDVNATGVKAKKLKIAIDSGDIELTNSTVTDLAVLTTSSGDIDANTKGKVQAESDSGAIELAGVTNNVTAKTSSGDIDVAFNKQVENIEVNSDSGEVELKLPGDFKAIYETKSNSGSIKAPTSDSNTANRVTVKTSSGDITIEK, from the coding sequence ATGCGTAAACATCATTTAAGTAAGAAATTATTTTTCGCCGGTTTGGTGCTATTTATTATCGGAGCTATCGGCGTGGCAGTCACAATGAAATCAGGCACTATGATTGAAAAAGGCGAACCACTAACAAAACAGTGGGACTTATCGGCTGAAAATATTAATACAATTGCCTTTTCTTCCGAGCGAGATGTACTAATTGAATGGAAAGAAAGTACAACAGGCAAGAATTATATTGAACTCAAAGGAAATTACTCTGCAAATGACAAAAAAGCCATTCAAAAATTAGAACCAGTCTCTGAAGACGGAACCTCATTTAATATAACAGTTCCTGAAGAGGATGATTGGTATAACAACTTTGGCAAAATCTACGCTTACGGGCAACAAAAAGTAACTGTCTTTTTAACAAAAGATACGAAATTAGCTGATTTAAAAGTAAAATCTCATTCAGGAGATATTAATGTTTCTGATTTTAAAGTAAAGAAATTTGTTAGTTCTACAAATTCTGGTGAGTTAAAAGTGAATAATTTAGAAGCAAATAGCGCTCAAATGGCTACTTCTTCTGGAGATTTAGATTTATCGAATATTAAAGCAAATACGTCAATTGAAACAGGTTCAGGAAAAACTGAACTTACTAGTTTGACGGGCGATTTAGAAGTAAATGGTGGTTCAGGAGATGTTAATGCTACTGGCGTTAAAGCGAAAAAACTTAAAATTGCTATTGATTCTGGTGACATCGAACTGACAAATAGTACCGTTACAGACTTAGCCGTTTTAACAACTAGTTCCGGAGATATTGATGCAAATACAAAAGGGAAAGTACAAGCTGAATCTGACTCAGGAGCGATTGAACTTGCTGGCGTAACGAATAATGTAACTGCGAAAACGAGCTCAGGCGATATTGATGTTGCCTTTAACAAACAAGTAGAAAATATCGAAGTCAATTCAGATTCTGGCGAAGTCGAGCTGAAACTACCAGGTGATTTTAAAGCTATTTATGAAACAAAAAGTAATTCTGGTAGCATTAAAGCACCAACAAGTGATTCTAATACCGCTAACCGTGTAACTGTGAAAACTAGTTCCGGAGATATTACAATCGAAAAATAA
- a CDS encoding GNAT family N-acetyltransferase: MDFHIRKATNSDAEAIQHVATTSWHHTYQDLIPSDVQDDFLKRFYNVETLHNRISATPFAVLEQADKVIGFANFIELEKGKSELAAFYLLPEVTQRGLGTELLEVGMTLFHVPLPMFVNVEKGNETAIHFYKAKGFVQVEEFTEDFYGYPLETIRFNLNHHAFEEE; this comes from the coding sequence ATGGATTTTCATATTAGAAAAGCGACTAATTCAGATGCTGAAGCTATTCAGCATGTGGCGACTACTTCATGGCACCATACTTATCAAGATTTAATTCCAAGTGATGTACAAGACGATTTTTTGAAAAGATTTTATAATGTTGAAACGCTTCATAATCGGATTTCAGCGACTCCTTTTGCTGTTTTAGAACAAGCGGATAAAGTAATTGGCTTTGCGAATTTTATTGAGCTTGAGAAGGGGAAAAGTGAACTTGCGGCTTTTTATTTACTACCAGAAGTGACCCAGCGCGGACTTGGTACGGAATTATTAGAAGTTGGAATGACGTTATTTCATGTGCCACTACCAATGTTTGTTAACGTAGAAAAAGGTAACGAAACAGCAATTCATTTTTATAAAGCGAAAGGGTTTGTTCAAGTGGAGGAATTTACCGAAGATTTTTACGGCTATCCACTGGAAACAATTCGGTTTAATTTGAATCATCATGCATTTGAAGAGGAATAA
- a CDS encoding DUF4870 domain-containing protein, which yields MLDKKIISALSYFSLFFAPVIAPIIIWCTNKDKETRHHVKWALLTQTTFVAGMVVMILLYNNVPFSTNSADTINFLALATVFFIVFLNVSILIFNLIRGITRVVKHSDDNWARC from the coding sequence ATGTTAGATAAAAAAATTATTAGCGCACTTAGTTATTTTAGCCTTTTCTTTGCCCCGGTTATCGCACCTATTATTATCTGGTGTACAAATAAAGATAAAGAAACACGTCATCACGTGAAATGGGCTTTACTGACACAGACAACTTTTGTCGCTGGGATGGTTGTAATGATTTTACTTTATAATAACGTTCCTTTTAGTACAAATAGTGCTGATACTATTAACTTTTTGGCTCTAGCTACAGTTTTTTTCATCGTATTTCTTAATGTATCGATACTCATTTTCAACTTGATTCGAGGTATTACACGTGTCGTAAAGCATAGTGATGATAACTGGGCTAGATGTTAA
- a CDS encoding MATE family efflux transporter, giving the protein MNSVNKVASLSLFTLAWPIFLEQFLRLMISYIDVFMLGHYSDDAVAATGVANQILVISIIIYGFISVGVQIIVAQMIGAKKHKEIENVITNGLVVAFLIGIAMSIIFIFMSKNFLTWMGIDPHLVQVGAPFLEIIGGSSVVIAIHASILPILRAHGYVRQSILVPVTISIINVVGNYLFLYGPLAYLDYGVAGVGISTAVANFVGMVLAIWMLKKYIGYTFHFKKLEQVSKKLLYSILRLGLPSAGENLSYAGSQLVVTAIIAILGTEALTTKVYASTVSQFVALFAIALGQASQIIIGRAVGAKEIDKAYKQGLRSWKIGLVVAIIVSASIYLFAEPIMSLFTTNTEIIAMTKELFLLSIFLELGRATNIIIISSLNSTGDVRFPFICGLIVMWIVSLPFSYVLGISAGLGLVGVWLAYIIDEGVRAVLMYRRWRSKVWSLKSVI; this is encoded by the coding sequence TTGAATTCAGTGAATAAAGTTGCTAGTCTCAGTCTTTTTACACTTGCTTGGCCGATATTTCTAGAGCAATTTTTACGACTGATGATTAGTTATATTGATGTCTTTATGTTGGGGCATTATTCAGATGATGCTGTAGCTGCGACAGGGGTTGCCAATCAGATTCTTGTCATTTCGATTATTATTTATGGTTTTATTAGTGTCGGTGTCCAGATTATCGTCGCACAAATGATTGGAGCGAAAAAACATAAAGAAATCGAGAATGTGATTACAAATGGCTTAGTGGTCGCTTTCTTAATTGGGATTGCGATGAGTATTATTTTCATTTTTATGTCGAAAAACTTCCTGACTTGGATGGGAATTGATCCTCATTTAGTCCAAGTTGGCGCGCCATTTTTAGAAATTATTGGTGGGAGTTCAGTTGTTATCGCGATTCATGCATCCATTTTACCTATTCTCCGGGCGCATGGTTATGTAAGACAATCCATTCTCGTCCCTGTGACAATCAGTATTATCAATGTTGTCGGTAATTACTTATTTCTTTACGGACCACTTGCTTACTTAGATTACGGCGTGGCAGGCGTTGGGATTTCTACTGCTGTCGCGAATTTTGTCGGAATGGTTCTAGCTATCTGGATGTTAAAAAAATACATCGGTTACACTTTTCATTTCAAAAAATTGGAGCAAGTGTCCAAAAAACTACTTTATTCGATTTTACGTCTAGGTCTTCCCTCTGCCGGTGAAAACTTATCCTATGCTGGCTCACAACTTGTCGTTACCGCAATCATTGCTATTTTAGGTACAGAAGCACTTACGACCAAAGTTTACGCTTCAACAGTTAGTCAATTTGTCGCACTATTTGCTATCGCGCTCGGACAAGCCTCGCAAATAATTATCGGCCGTGCGGTTGGCGCAAAAGAAATTGATAAAGCTTATAAACAAGGTCTCCGCAGTTGGAAAATAGGATTAGTCGTTGCCATTATAGTTAGTGCTTCGATTTATCTATTTGCCGAACCGATTATGAGTCTATTTACAACAAATACCGAAATCATTGCAATGACGAAAGAATTATTCTTACTTTCGATTTTCCTTGAGCTTGGACGTGCCACCAATATTATTATCATTAGTAGTCTTAACTCAACTGGTGATGTCCGCTTTCCGTTCATATGTGGGCTTATCGTTATGTGGATTGTTAGTTTGCCATTCTCCTATGTACTTGGAATTTCCGCTGGGCTTGGTCTTGTCGGTGTTTGGCTTGCCTATATTATCGATGAAGGTGTTCGCGCCGTTCTAATGTACCGAAGATGGCGTAGTAAAGTTTGGTCCTTAAAATCAGTCATATAA
- a CDS encoding MarR family winged helix-turn-helix transcriptional regulator, protein MSSKNQDLGHSVIKAFMNFKHAEIKSFQIPGYSKSETRFIFILSRGLKSRGPKIRVSDLGHMLRISKPSVTQMIQSLEGKGLIKRVQNPEDKRSMYVELTEVGAGVSKKMFDEFQASFEDMQEFLGEDDMKKLITLLEKLTDYLNTKSENKEV, encoded by the coding sequence ATGTCTTCAAAAAATCAAGACTTGGGGCACTCAGTAATCAAGGCTTTCATGAATTTTAAGCATGCTGAAATAAAGAGTTTCCAAATTCCAGGTTACAGTAAATCTGAAACAAGATTTATTTTTATTTTATCTCGTGGGCTTAAAAGCAGAGGGCCAAAAATTCGTGTTTCCGATCTTGGTCACATGCTTAGAATTTCAAAACCAAGCGTCACGCAAATGATACAATCTTTGGAAGGGAAAGGGCTAATTAAGCGAGTTCAGAACCCAGAAGATAAGCGCTCGATGTATGTGGAACTAACAGAAGTCGGAGCAGGTGTATCGAAAAAAATGTTCGATGAGTTTCAAGCTAGTTTTGAAGATATGCAGGAATTTTTAGGTGAAGACGATATGAAAAAATTGATTACACTCCTAGAGAAACTTACAGATTACTTAAACACAAAATCCGAAAATAAGGAGGTATAA
- a CDS encoding ABC transporter ATP-binding protein gives MMKLMKRLKPYWLSITAVLVLTFGQVIGQLFLPTLMSNIIDKGVVKGDTDYIWSTGMQMLLISFASVILSVIVVYLASRISMGFGKDLRDKIFTKVEDFSLQEFDKVGTSSLITRTTNDVVQIQNVLYMMMRLMVMAPIMLLGGIIMAVGRDAKLSLIFVVVLPLLLLLVVILGGKAMPMFKSLQKKMDKLNRVIREGLTGIRVVRSFNRNEDELEKFEEANADYATTAIKVNRLLSLMSPLMMLLMNLTSIAIVWIGSIFIGNGDMEVGDLMAFIQYAMQIMMSFMMLSAVFIMIPRAGASAERINEVLDMKAEILNPENPKTSTPPAKLSFEHVTFRYEGAEKPVIEDITFEAKAGETIAIIGSTGAGKSTLINMIPRFYDVESGVVKINGIDVREMDQSKLRQKIGLVPQKAVLFTGTIASNMRYGKEDATDEEIWAALRTAQAENFVSKLANGLGSRVEQGGNNFSGGQKQRLSIARSLIRKPEIYIFDDSFSALDFKTDAKLREALKAETTEAVTLIVAQRITSVVNSDQIIVLNEGKIAGIGTHEELKESNKIYQEIMKSQLSEEEIA, from the coding sequence ATGATGAAATTGATGAAAAGATTAAAACCTTATTGGCTGAGCATTACGGCCGTATTAGTCCTTACTTTCGGGCAAGTTATTGGGCAGCTTTTTTTACCGACATTGATGTCTAATATTATTGACAAAGGCGTTGTAAAAGGCGATACAGATTACATTTGGAGCACTGGAATGCAAATGTTACTTATATCGTTCGCTTCAGTTATTTTGTCGGTCATTGTCGTTTATCTCGCATCGAGAATTTCGATGGGATTCGGGAAAGATTTGCGCGATAAAATTTTTACAAAGGTAGAGGACTTTTCCTTACAAGAGTTTGATAAAGTAGGGACTTCTTCACTGATTACTAGAACGACGAATGACGTTGTTCAAATCCAAAATGTACTTTATATGATGATGCGATTAATGGTGATGGCGCCAATTATGCTACTCGGCGGTATTATTATGGCAGTTGGCAGGGACGCGAAATTATCGCTTATTTTTGTCGTTGTTTTACCGCTACTACTTCTACTTGTAGTTATTCTAGGTGGCAAAGCAATGCCAATGTTTAAATCACTTCAAAAGAAAATGGATAAATTAAACCGTGTTATTCGTGAAGGTTTAACCGGGATTCGGGTTGTTCGTTCTTTCAACCGAAATGAAGATGAACTGGAAAAATTTGAAGAAGCAAATGCTGACTATGCAACAACTGCAATTAAAGTCAATCGCTTGTTATCACTAATGAGTCCATTGATGATGTTACTAATGAACTTAACATCGATTGCTATTGTCTGGATTGGTTCGATTTTTATTGGTAATGGTGATATGGAAGTAGGGGACTTGATGGCGTTTATTCAATACGCGATGCAAATCATGATGTCCTTTATGATGCTTTCTGCTGTATTTATTATGATTCCACGTGCTGGAGCTTCAGCTGAGCGTATTAATGAAGTTTTAGATATGAAAGCAGAAATACTTAACCCTGAAAATCCAAAAACAAGTACACCACCAGCAAAACTATCATTTGAACATGTTACTTTCCGTTATGAAGGTGCTGAAAAACCAGTGATTGAAGATATTACATTTGAAGCAAAAGCTGGCGAAACGATTGCTATCATTGGTAGTACCGGAGCTGGGAAGTCGACTTTAATTAATATGATTCCGCGGTTTTATGATGTCGAAAGTGGCGTTGTGAAAATCAATGGAATAGATGTGCGTGAAATGGATCAATCTAAATTACGCCAAAAAATTGGACTTGTTCCGCAAAAAGCTGTGTTATTCACGGGAACAATTGCTTCCAATATGCGCTACGGAAAAGAAGATGCGACCGATGAAGAAATTTGGGCGGCGCTTCGAACTGCTCAAGCTGAGAATTTTGTATCGAAGCTTGCAAATGGTTTAGGCAGCCGCGTTGAACAAGGTGGTAATAACTTCTCAGGTGGTCAAAAACAACGACTTTCAATTGCGCGTTCACTAATTAGAAAACCAGAAATTTATATATTTGATGATAGTTTCTCAGCGCTCGATTTTAAAACCGATGCTAAACTACGCGAGGCTTTGAAAGCTGAAACAACAGAAGCCGTAACACTTATAGTGGCACAGCGGATTACTTCAGTCGTAAATTCCGATCAAATTATTGTTCTTAATGAAGGTAAAATTGCTGGAATTGGAACACATGAAGAATTGAAAGAATCAAACAAAATTTATCAAGAAATTATGAAGTCACAGCTGTCAGAGGAGGAAATCGCATGA
- a CDS encoding ABC transporter ATP-binding protein produces MSGPGPGGGMRMQTAAKPKNFKQTLFRLLGYMKPRSVAIIVVFIFAILSTIFNIFSPKELGKATTEIFKGVMSPEGINNDKIFNILMIVLVLYLGSSLFSFIQQYVMSSVAQRTVYDMRKDLKAKMARLPLKYYDTRSNGDILSRSVNDMDNIANTLQQSLTQAITAIVQMIGVLIMMLTISWQMTLIVLVTVPISIILVAIIAGRSQRYFGAQQRNLGILNDTVEETYGGQTIIKAFGQEKKTLVKFDEVNEDYFKAAKKAQFISGIMMPVMQFVGNLGYVGVCVAGGIFVTNGTLQVGDIQSFTQYVQLFTQPISSVANIANIIQSTIASAERVFEMMDEEEEKDEIPANVNQVAGEEHSIVFDHVKFGYTPDKPLMTDLNIHVEEGQMVAIVGPTGAGKTTIINLLMRFYDVDGGEIRMRGIDTRDMTKDAVREKFGMVLQDTWLFNGTIADNIAYGREGATKDEVIGAAKAAYADDFIRRLPNGYDTILNEEGSNISQGQKQLLTIARAILSDPSILILDEATSSVDTRTELNIQLAMGNLMEGRTSFVIAHRLSTIRDADLILVMNHGSVIEQGTHQELLDAKGFYADLYNSQFTGAQAV; encoded by the coding sequence ATGAGTGGTCCAGGTCCAGGTGGTGGCATGAGAATGCAAACAGCCGCCAAACCAAAGAACTTTAAGCAAACACTATTCCGGCTTCTTGGCTATATGAAACCTCGCTCTGTCGCAATTATTGTCGTTTTTATCTTTGCGATTCTATCCACGATTTTTAATATTTTTAGCCCGAAAGAACTCGGGAAAGCGACAACAGAAATTTTTAAAGGTGTTATGAGTCCTGAGGGAATTAACAACGATAAGATTTTCAATATATTAATGATTGTTTTAGTGTTATATCTTGGTAGTTCACTATTTAGTTTTATTCAACAATATGTGATGTCTAGTGTGGCGCAACGAACTGTGTATGACATGCGGAAGGATTTAAAAGCAAAAATGGCCCGACTTCCGCTAAAATATTATGATACACGCTCAAATGGTGATATTCTAAGTCGTTCAGTTAATGACATGGATAACATTGCGAACACCTTGCAACAGTCACTAACCCAAGCAATTACAGCGATTGTCCAAATGATTGGTGTTTTAATCATGATGCTAACGATTAGCTGGCAAATGACTTTAATCGTACTAGTAACTGTTCCAATCAGTATTATTCTAGTCGCAATTATTGCTGGTAGATCACAACGTTACTTCGGTGCACAACAACGCAACTTAGGTATTTTAAATGATACAGTAGAAGAAACTTACGGTGGTCAAACAATTATTAAAGCTTTTGGTCAAGAGAAGAAAACACTAGTAAAATTTGATGAAGTAAATGAAGATTATTTCAAAGCAGCGAAAAAAGCGCAATTTATTTCTGGGATTATGATGCCAGTAATGCAATTTGTTGGTAACTTAGGTTATGTCGGTGTCTGTGTGGCCGGCGGGATTTTTGTTACTAACGGAACGCTACAAGTTGGGGATATTCAATCATTTACGCAATATGTTCAATTGTTTACTCAGCCAATTTCAAGTGTGGCAAATATTGCTAATATCATTCAATCCACTATTGCTTCAGCAGAACGTGTTTTTGAAATGATGGATGAAGAAGAAGAAAAAGACGAAATTCCAGCTAATGTTAATCAAGTTGCTGGTGAAGAACATAGTATTGTGTTCGACCACGTGAAATTCGGTTACACTCCGGATAAACCACTTATGACAGATTTAAATATTCATGTTGAAGAAGGTCAAATGGTGGCGATTGTTGGTCCAACAGGTGCTGGTAAAACGACGATAATCAACTTGCTAATGCGTTTTTATGACGTGGATGGCGGGGAGATTCGTATGAGAGGTATCGATACACGTGATATGACCAAAGATGCTGTTCGCGAGAAATTCGGAATGGTACTGCAAGATACTTGGTTATTTAACGGAACTATTGCAGATAATATCGCATATGGTCGTGAAGGCGCAACGAAAGATGAAGTTATTGGAGCAGCAAAAGCCGCTTATGCAGATGATTTTATCCGGAGACTTCCAAATGGTTATGATACTATCTTGAACGAAGAAGGTTCAAATATTTCTCAAGGTCAAAAACAACTTCTAACGATTGCCCGCGCGATTTTATCGGATCCATCTATTTTAATTTTAGATGAAGCGACTTCTAGTGTAGATACGCGTACGGAATTAAATATTCAGCTTGCAATGGGGAATTTGATGGAAGGTCGCACAAGTTTCGTTATTGCGCATAGACTTTCAACTATTCGTGACGCCGACTTAATTCTCGTTATGAATCACGGTAGTGTAATCGAGCAAGGTACACACCAAGAATTACTTGATGCTAAAGGATTCTATGCAGACCTTTACAACAGCCAGTTTACCGGAGCTCAAGCAGTTTAA
- a CDS encoding rhodanese-like domain-containing protein, which produces MYQSITANDLEQELKNTQLNILDVRDADAFVEGHIPDAINIPINELPEKLTSLDKEKPYTIICYAGGRSERASQFLAAEGFDVTNVMGGMGAFHGAVTK; this is translated from the coding sequence ATGTATCAATCGATTACGGCAAATGATTTAGAACAAGAATTAAAAAACACACAGCTTAATATACTCGATGTGAGAGATGCTGATGCTTTTGTTGAAGGACACATTCCGGATGCGATAAATATTCCAATTAATGAACTACCTGAAAAACTAACGTCCCTTGATAAAGAGAAGCCTTACACAATTATTTGTTACGCAGGAGGTCGTTCTGAGCGCGCAAGTCAATTTTTAGCGGCAGAAGGATTTGACGTAACGAATGTAATGGGCGGCATGGGAGCTTTTCACGGCGCTGTAACTAAATAA
- a CDS encoding LapB repeat-containing protein, which translates to MRRMGIKIGLCALLVSPFIIPFSANVSAEENIGIKAAQDIVNIPDPVLKSYLNGLLGQPSTSDITEAQMDTITNVTISNNSLTDLTGLDYAHNLTLLHLSNTGVTDYALVAKIPSLTNLSIDGNNLTTDSLPDLNGLTNITNLNLSPGKLDNSALTKFNKMPNLTYLNLDSNPSITDIMPLKSIPNLATLFVQFCGINDFRGIDSFPKLLNLSAYGQNVGRTVLINSTIKSSSLNFDEANQTLFVPFTLMTQRSVNFDGYMFPFTTNAGSAGTYFTLNNTKIDGSRLSIDDKGITVSGITKDYFDTITKMEYNALYNNPAGSYQTPPGFNSYSVSGGSYDHYFDIDHTLNITSDSTISYTEQTTVTEEQFLTDIHAETDDGTPVTSDFDSVVDLNKPGVYTVTLNAENAGLKAAPKQVTVTILEKPVITANNSITYTKDTTKTAQQFLKDISAKTSDGSAVTSNFDSEVDLTQVGTYEVTLNAVSSNGVEADPITVLVNVVLGNEPPTPPGPGPDPNPDPNTPAINDDNNDDPVLSEDSNDTPNNQNKSSEKPALPNTGDSSQTTIVLIGIILTGIGVIFFRKRKHS; encoded by the coding sequence ATGCGAAGAATGGGAATCAAAATTGGCTTATGCGCTCTTTTAGTATCTCCATTTATTATACCGTTTTCAGCTAATGTTTCAGCAGAAGAAAACATTGGTATCAAGGCTGCGCAAGATATTGTCAACATTCCCGACCCAGTGTTAAAAAGCTATTTAAATGGGCTGTTAGGTCAACCAAGTACAAGTGACATTACCGAAGCGCAAATGGACACAATCACAAACGTCACTATTAGTAATAATAGCCTAACTGATTTAACTGGACTTGATTACGCGCATAATTTAACGCTTTTACATTTATCAAATACGGGGGTAACAGACTACGCTTTAGTTGCAAAAATACCTAGTCTAACTAATCTTAGTATTGATGGGAATAACTTAACAACTGATTCATTACCAGATTTAAATGGTTTAACGAACATCACCAACTTAAATCTAAGCCCTGGTAAGCTCGACAATAGCGCATTAACTAAATTTAATAAAATGCCGAACTTAACTTATTTAAATTTAGATAGTAATCCTTCTATTACTGACATCATGCCACTAAAATCCATACCAAATTTAGCTACCTTATTTGTCCAATTTTGTGGAATTAATGATTTTCGCGGGATTGACTCATTCCCTAAATTACTTAACTTATCTGCTTACGGACAAAATGTTGGTAGAACCGTTTTAATCAATAGCACAATTAAAAGCTCCTCATTAAACTTTGATGAAGCTAACCAAACGCTTTTTGTACCATTTACTTTAATGACACAGCGGAGCGTAAATTTCGATGGCTATATGTTCCCTTTTACAACTAACGCTGGATCTGCTGGCACTTATTTTACTTTAAATAATACTAAAATTGATGGCAGCCGATTAAGCATTGACGATAAAGGAATTACAGTGAGCGGCATTACAAAAGATTACTTTGATACTATTACAAAAATGGAATATAATGCGCTTTACAATAATCCCGCCGGATCTTATCAAACACCACCAGGCTTCAATAGTTATTCAGTATCAGGTGGGTCGTATGATCACTACTTTGACATCGATCACACATTAAATATCACTAGCGATTCTACAATAAGTTACACGGAGCAAACAACTGTTACAGAAGAACAATTTTTAACAGATATTCACGCTGAAACAGATGATGGCACACCTGTTACTAGTGATTTTGATAGCGTTGTAGATCTTAATAAACCAGGCGTTTACACAGTAACATTAAATGCCGAAAACGCTGGTTTAAAAGCAGCTCCAAAACAAGTTACTGTTACTATTCTTGAAAAACCAGTAATTACAGCAAATAATAGCATCACTTACACGAAAGATACTACTAAAACTGCCCAACAATTCCTAAAAGATATTTCAGCTAAAACAAGTGATGGCAGTGCAGTCACAAGTAACTTTGATAGTGAAGTAGATTTAACCCAAGTCGGAACTTATGAAGTAACATTAAATGCAGTAAGTTCAAATGGCGTTGAAGCGGATCCTATTACCGTCCTAGTAAATGTTGTTTTAGGAAACGAACCACCAACACCGCCGGGACCAGGACCAGATCCTAATCCTGACCCGAATACTCCAGCTATAAATGATGATAATAATGATGATCCTGTGCTATCCGAAGATTCTAATGATACGCCAAACAACCAGAATAAATCTTCTGAAAAACCAGCCCTTCCAAACACTGGTGACTCAAGTCAAACAACGATTGTCTTAATCGGTATTATTTTAACAGGCATCGGAGTAATCTTTTTCCGCAAAAGAAAACATAGTTAA